A region of Bradyrhizobium sp. SZCCHNS1050 DNA encodes the following proteins:
- a CDS encoding DUF3147 family protein, with amino-acid sequence MTESVIRFLIGGVIVSTFAIIGDVLRPKSFAGLFGAAPSVALATLGVAVVTHDAAYAAVQSHSMMFGAAALCLYSMTVCRLLMRQHMRALSASLLATAVWLVAALGLQAVFSGGA; translated from the coding sequence ATGACCGAATCCGTCATCCGCTTCCTGATCGGCGGCGTCATCGTTTCGACATTCGCGATCATTGGCGATGTGTTGCGTCCGAAGAGCTTTGCCGGCCTGTTCGGAGCAGCGCCCTCGGTCGCGCTGGCGACGTTGGGCGTTGCGGTTGTCACGCATGATGCCGCCTATGCGGCGGTCCAGAGCCATTCGATGATGTTCGGCGCAGCCGCGCTCTGTCTCTATAGCATGACCGTGTGCCGGCTGCTGATGCGGCAGCATATGCGCGCATTGAGCGCGAGCCTGCTCGCAACGGCCGTGTGGCTGGTCGCAGCGCTGGGACTGCAGGCGGTCTTCTCCGGAGGGGCGTGA
- a CDS encoding DUF3147 family protein: protein MLIRISPSALKDGKWHEYVIRFALGGAATVATGLIAKALGPAIGGLFLALPAIFCASVTLIEAHEIRRKRRQGLSGERRGREAAALDTAGAVLGSFGMLAFAAVFSTLVQSSVAAAFVAATTAWLVVSVTAWAIRRKLRVAATTRKVAGRRDTSRPQPPLVSWRRR, encoded by the coding sequence ATGCTGATCCGCATCTCGCCCTCGGCGCTGAAGGACGGCAAGTGGCATGAATACGTCATCCGCTTTGCGCTGGGCGGCGCCGCCACAGTCGCGACCGGGCTCATTGCCAAAGCCTTAGGTCCTGCGATCGGCGGCCTCTTCCTGGCATTGCCGGCGATCTTCTGTGCCAGCGTCACCCTGATCGAGGCGCACGAGATCAGGCGCAAGCGCCGTCAGGGACTCTCCGGCGAGCGGCGCGGACGCGAAGCGGCTGCACTCGACACCGCAGGTGCAGTGCTCGGCAGTTTCGGCATGCTGGCGTTCGCGGCCGTATTCTCCACGCTGGTTCAGTCAAGCGTCGCGGCCGCCTTCGTCGCCGCAACGACGGCGTGGCTCGTCGTCTCGGTGACAGCGTGGGCGATCCGGCGCAAGCTGCGTGTTGCGGCAACGACCCGCAAAGTTGCGGGCCGTCGCGATACGTCTCGGCCGCAGCCTCCGCTGGTCAGCTGGCGGCGGCGTTGA
- a CDS encoding flavin-containing monooxygenase, producing the protein MSDGVVETRASEVSGGETQTVDVAVVGAGFAGLYLLHRLRKAGFSTVALDTANDVGGTWYWNRYPGARCDIQTVDYSYTFDPELEKAWQWSEKYATQPEILRYLGFVADRYDLRRDIRFGTRVLGASWDDAKERWLLTTDKGPAVSCRHYIMATGCLSQPKPPEIDGVHDFKGEIYFTSRWPHDGVDLRGKRVAVIGTGSSGIQSIPIIAEQAAQLTVFQRTPNFALPAHNGPLPADRAAQLAEDRNGLREQARWSMAGVPIPPATDFSWALSEAERRERFEKLWASGDLVGMLTQLWADQGVDPDGNALLADLIREKIHEIVKDPETAAALTPHDHPFGAKRPCLDTNYYQTFNRPNVTLVNLRQEPITSITADGIKTDRRSFDIDVIVFATGFDAMTGAIRAVHPITGRGGKSLEDVWANGPQTYLGLTVADFPNLFLITGPGSPSVLSNMAVSIEQHVDWVVDRLVALREAGFTTIEATETAQAGWARHMADCATVTLHRLANTWYTGANVPGKPQTLMPYTGGVGPYRGICNEIVSRGMLGFKLSGPNGASQCNDGEIVRLQPDVRLVLNMLAEMNLPPIESMGAAGAREFVAQFNATRPPGRPVGEVKDGTLQGADGPLPYRLYRPATPGPHPIVVYFHGGGWVLGDEQSDDPFCRDMCRRSNMIFVSVGYRHAPEHRFPAAAEDGYAATRWVAEHAAELGGRDGPVLVAGWSAGGNIAAVTCQLARDRGGPLVGGQLLVCPVTDCSFDRPSYTDNAAGYFLTRGLMYWFWDIYCSPADRTDPRASPLRGKLQGLPPAYIVTCEFDPLRDEGVAYAEALAANGVPVGQLKAHGHFHSSFTMVDVVITGVGGRMQMAEALQAFTQSAEEGESPEINAAAS; encoded by the coding sequence ATGTCAGACGGGGTTGTCGAGACACGCGCGTCGGAGGTGTCGGGCGGTGAAACGCAGACGGTCGATGTCGCCGTCGTGGGTGCCGGATTTGCGGGACTTTACCTGCTGCACCGCCTGCGCAAGGCGGGCTTCTCGACCGTGGCTCTGGATACGGCCAACGATGTCGGCGGCACCTGGTACTGGAACCGCTATCCCGGCGCGCGCTGCGACATCCAGACCGTCGACTACAGCTACACCTTCGATCCCGAGCTCGAGAAGGCGTGGCAATGGTCGGAGAAATACGCCACCCAGCCGGAGATCCTGCGCTATCTCGGCTTTGTCGCCGATCGCTACGATCTGCGCCGCGACATCCGCTTCGGCACCCGCGTGCTCGGCGCCTCCTGGGATGACGCCAAGGAGCGCTGGCTGCTGACGACCGACAAGGGCCCCGCCGTCTCCTGCCGCCACTACATCATGGCGACCGGCTGCCTGTCGCAGCCGAAGCCGCCGGAGATCGACGGCGTGCACGACTTCAAGGGCGAGATCTACTTCACCAGCCGCTGGCCGCATGACGGTGTCGACCTCCGCGGCAAGCGCGTCGCGGTGATCGGCACCGGCTCGTCCGGCATCCAGTCGATCCCGATCATCGCCGAGCAGGCAGCACAGCTCACGGTTTTCCAGCGCACGCCGAACTTCGCACTGCCGGCGCATAACGGCCCGCTCCCGGCCGATCGCGCCGCGCAGCTCGCAGAAGATCGCAACGGGCTGCGCGAGCAGGCGCGCTGGTCGATGGCTGGCGTGCCGATCCCGCCGGCCACCGACTTCAGCTGGGCGTTGAGCGAGGCCGAGCGCCGCGAACGCTTCGAGAAGCTGTGGGCGTCGGGCGACCTCGTCGGCATGCTGACGCAGCTCTGGGCCGACCAGGGTGTCGACCCCGACGGCAATGCGCTGCTCGCCGACCTCATCCGCGAGAAGATCCACGAGATCGTCAAGGATCCCGAGACCGCCGCCGCGCTCACGCCTCACGACCATCCGTTCGGCGCCAAGCGCCCGTGCTTGGACACCAACTACTATCAGACGTTCAACCGCCCCAATGTCACGCTGGTCAATCTGCGCCAGGAGCCGATCACATCCATCACCGCTGATGGCATCAAGACCGACAGGCGCAGCTTCGACATCGACGTCATCGTGTTCGCGACCGGCTTCGATGCCATGACCGGTGCGATCCGCGCCGTGCATCCGATCACCGGGCGCGGCGGCAAATCGCTGGAGGATGTCTGGGCCAACGGACCGCAAACCTATCTCGGGCTCACGGTCGCAGACTTTCCCAATCTGTTCCTGATCACGGGTCCCGGCAGCCCATCGGTGCTGTCGAACATGGCGGTCTCGATCGAGCAGCATGTCGACTGGGTCGTCGATCGTCTCGTCGCCCTGCGCGAAGCCGGGTTCACGACCATCGAGGCCACGGAGACTGCGCAGGCCGGCTGGGCACGCCACATGGCGGACTGCGCGACCGTGACGCTGCATCGGCTCGCCAACACCTGGTACACTGGTGCCAACGTGCCGGGCAAGCCGCAGACCCTGATGCCCTATACTGGCGGCGTCGGCCCCTATCGCGGCATCTGCAACGAAATCGTCAGCCGCGGCATGCTCGGCTTCAAGCTGTCAGGTCCGAACGGCGCGTCCCAATGCAATGACGGCGAGATCGTGCGGCTGCAGCCGGATGTCAGGCTGGTGCTGAACATGCTGGCCGAGATGAACTTGCCGCCGATCGAATCGATGGGCGCGGCTGGCGCCCGCGAATTCGTTGCGCAGTTCAACGCGACGAGGCCGCCTGGACGTCCCGTTGGCGAAGTCAAGGATGGCACATTGCAGGGCGCCGACGGTCCCCTGCCCTATCGGCTGTATCGGCCGGCGACGCCCGGGCCGCATCCGATCGTCGTCTACTTCCATGGCGGCGGCTGGGTGCTCGGCGACGAGCAGTCGGACGATCCATTCTGCCGCGACATGTGCCGCCGCTCCAACATGATCTTCGTCAGCGTCGGCTATCGCCATGCGCCCGAGCACCGCTTCCCGGCGGCGGCCGAGGACGGCTATGCGGCGACGCGCTGGGTGGCCGAGCACGCCGCCGAGCTCGGCGGACGCGACGGACCGGTGCTGGTGGCCGGCTGGAGCGCCGGCGGAAACATCGCTGCGGTCACTTGCCAGCTCGCGCGGGATCGCGGCGGGCCTCTCGTCGGCGGACAGTTGCTGGTCTGCCCGGTGACCGATTGCAGCTTCGATCGGCCGTCCTACACCGACAACGCGGCCGGCTACTTCCTGACGCGCGGCCTGATGTACTGGTTCTGGGACATCTACTGCTCGCCGGCGGATCGCACCGATCCGCGCGCGTCGCCGTTGCGGGGCAAGCTGCAGGGCCTGCCGCCGGCCTACATCGTCACCTGCGAGTTCGATCCGCTGCGCGACGAGGGCGTCGCCTATGCGGAGGCGCTCGCCGCCAACGGCGTGCCGGTCGGGCAGCTCAAGGCCCACGGCCATTTCCACTCGTCGTTCACGATGGTCGACGTCGTCATCACCGGCGTCGGCGGCCGCATGCAGATGGCGGAGGCGCTGCAGGCATTCACGCAGTCTGCGGAAGAAGGCGAATCGCCGGAGATCAACGCCGCCGCCAGCTGA
- the serA gene encoding phosphoglycerate dehydrogenase, protein MPLSLPKQKIRVLLLEGVNDSAVRMFEANGYTEIERLPKALGSAELKRMLSGVHMLGIRSRTHLTADVLQAADRLMVVGCFSVGTNQVDLDAAKRLGIPVFNAPYSNTRSVAELTIAEVVMLMRRIFPRSVSAHAGGWDKSANGSREVRGKTLGIIGYGNIGSQLSNLAEAMGMRVIFFDLTDKLRHGNTEPVESLDELLAMSDVVSLHVPETPATANMIGERQIRHMKDGAYLINNSRGTVVDIEALASALREGKLSGAAVDVFPVEPASNADPFVSPLQGLPNVILTPHVGGSTEEAQDRIGGEVARKLIDYSDVGSTFGAVNFPQVQLPARPTGTRFIHVHRNVPGVLRQVNEAVSRHNINILAQYLQTDPEVGYVVLETDVVGGEGEALLSELRAVEGTIRVRVLYDHDRP, encoded by the coding sequence ATGCCGTTATCGCTTCCCAAGCAAAAGATCCGCGTTCTGCTCCTCGAGGGCGTGAACGACTCGGCCGTCCGCATGTTCGAGGCCAACGGCTATACGGAAATCGAGCGGCTGCCGAAGGCGCTCGGTTCGGCGGAGTTGAAGCGTATGCTGTCGGGCGTGCACATGCTTGGCATTCGCTCGCGGACGCATCTCACCGCCGATGTGCTGCAGGCCGCCGACCGGCTGATGGTGGTCGGCTGCTTCTCCGTCGGCACCAACCAGGTCGATCTCGATGCCGCGAAGCGGCTCGGCATCCCCGTGTTCAATGCGCCCTATTCGAACACCCGCAGTGTCGCCGAGCTGACGATCGCCGAGGTCGTGATGCTGATGCGCCGCATCTTCCCGCGCTCGGTGTCGGCGCATGCCGGCGGCTGGGACAAGTCGGCCAATGGCAGCCGAGAGGTGCGCGGCAAGACGCTCGGCATCATCGGCTATGGCAACATCGGCTCGCAGCTGTCGAACCTCGCCGAGGCCATGGGCATGCGGGTGATCTTCTTCGATCTCACCGACAAGCTCCGTCACGGCAACACCGAGCCGGTCGAGAGCCTCGACGAGCTCCTGGCGATGAGCGACGTCGTGTCGCTGCACGTGCCGGAGACGCCGGCGACCGCCAACATGATCGGCGAGCGCCAGATCCGTCACATGAAGGACGGGGCCTATCTGATCAACAATTCGCGCGGCACGGTGGTCGACATCGAGGCGCTGGCCAGCGCATTGCGCGAGGGCAAGCTCTCAGGTGCTGCCGTCGACGTGTTTCCGGTCGAACCGGCATCGAACGCCGATCCGTTCGTCTCGCCGCTGCAGGGCCTGCCCAACGTGATCCTGACCCCGCATGTCGGCGGCTCCACCGAGGAGGCGCAGGATCGCATCGGTGGCGAGGTTGCGCGCAAGCTGATCGACTATTCCGATGTCGGCTCGACCTTCGGCGCCGTGAACTTCCCGCAGGTGCAACTGCCGGCGCGCCCGACGGGCACGCGCTTCATCCACGTTCATCGCAACGTGCCCGGCGTGCTGCGCCAGGTCAACGAGGCGGTCTCGCGGCACAACATCAACATCCTCGCGCAATATCTGCAGACCGATCCCGAGGTCGGCTATGTCGTGCTCGAGACCGACGTGGTCGGCGGTGAGGGCGAGGCGCTGCTGTCGGAGCTGCGCGCGGTGGAGGGCACGATCCGCGTTCGCGTCCTGTACGATCACGACCGGCCCTGA
- a CDS encoding TOBE domain-containing protein, which yields MTGSSASSSASSVVLSTTVPARVLRHDPQYGMSTLFFADGELRVPMVDAAIDAGVSVTIEARDVSIALSRPMDVSITNRLPGRIEEILPLDPPYVRVTFDLGATKLHALVTLESVERLALEPDLSAWAMIKSVAIGPGAVRPSELPRPRRWPASDSGDR from the coding sequence ATGACCGGCTCGTCTGCATCGTCTTCAGCCTCGTCCGTCGTTCTCAGCACGACGGTGCCTGCGCGCGTGCTGCGCCATGATCCGCAATATGGCATGTCGACGTTGTTCTTCGCCGACGGCGAGTTGCGCGTTCCGATGGTCGACGCCGCGATCGACGCCGGCGTCTCCGTGACCATCGAGGCCCGCGATGTGTCGATCGCGCTGTCGCGGCCGATGGATGTTTCGATCACCAACCGGCTGCCCGGCCGGATCGAGGAGATCCTGCCGCTCGATCCGCCCTATGTGCGCGTGACGTTCGATCTCGGTGCGACGAAGCTGCACGCCTTGGTCACGCTGGAGTCCGTCGAGCGGCTGGCGTTGGAGCCGGATCTGTCGGCCTGGGCGATGATCAAGAGCGTCGCGATCGGGCCCGGCGCGGTTCGGCCTTCGGAGCTGCCTCGGCCGCGCCGCTGGCCCGCTTCTGATAGCGGGGATCGGTAG
- a CDS encoding LysR family transcriptional regulator has protein sequence MKREAQIALTITFGNGGSLSPEDLLLIDFIRRERSILGAARASGISYRKCWLMVDALNRTFETPVFETHPGRRGGGAEITPFGERLIALYRSMERRTRTATAAALAELQKATDPRYQKRASGAAEAAPKAEPRRARSRRS, from the coding sequence ATGAAGCGCGAAGCTCAGATCGCATTGACCATCACTTTCGGCAACGGCGGAAGTCTGTCGCCCGAAGATCTGCTGCTGATCGACTTCATCCGCCGGGAGCGCTCGATCCTCGGCGCCGCGCGCGCGAGCGGCATCTCCTACCGCAAATGCTGGCTGATGGTCGATGCGCTCAACCGCACCTTCGAGACGCCAGTGTTCGAGACTCATCCGGGGCGACGGGGCGGCGGCGCCGAGATCACGCCGTTCGGCGAGCGGCTGATCGCGCTGTATCGCTCGATGGAGCGGCGCACCCGCACGGCCACCGCCGCGGCGCTCGCTGAGCTGCAGAAGGCTACCGATCCCCGCTATCAGAAGCGGGCCAGCGGCGCGGCCGAGGCAGCTCCGAAGGCCGAACCGCGCCGGGCCCGATCGCGACGCTCTTGA
- a CDS encoding DUF2478 domain-containing protein, with product MGVAEVGTCQIVALQGAASTVIQELLDELATRLAGIGLRVSGVIESSADKTRPCKAMMLRSLDDDRVFSISQDLGPGSQGCNLDPEGLVLACAAVQQSIARGTDVVILSKFGKQEATGGGLADAFGSAMSAGLPIITAVSPAMMEAWKRFAGVFAECVPVDVARRPGWIEAWSGRMVTARSPRDMIGSQRERIGIG from the coding sequence ATGGGTGTCGCTGAGGTCGGGACGTGTCAGATCGTGGCGCTGCAGGGCGCTGCGTCCACCGTCATCCAGGAGCTGCTCGATGAGCTCGCCACGCGGCTCGCAGGCATCGGGCTGCGCGTCTCCGGCGTGATCGAGAGCAGCGCCGACAAGACCAGGCCGTGCAAGGCCATGATGCTGCGCAGCCTCGACGACGACCGCGTGTTCTCGATCTCGCAGGATCTCGGCCCGGGATCGCAGGGCTGCAATCTCGATCCCGAAGGATTGGTGCTGGCCTGCGCCGCCGTGCAGCAGTCGATCGCGCGCGGCACGGATGTCGTGATCCTCAGCAAGTTCGGCAAGCAGGAGGCGACGGGAGGAGGCCTCGCCGACGCCTTCGGCTCGGCGATGTCAGCCGGGCTTCCGATCATCACGGCGGTATCGCCCGCGATGATGGAGGCGTGGAAGCGCTTCGCCGGCGTGTTCGCCGAATGCGTCCCGGTCGATGTCGCGCGCCGTCCCGGCTGGATCGAGGCGTGGTCCGGCCGCATGGTGACAGCGCGAAGCCCGCGTGACATGATCGGCTCACAACGCGAGCGGATCGGAATAGGATGA
- a CDS encoding xanthine dehydrogenase, with amino-acid sequence MKAAAVTWHPNAPKPLALVLGTNEIASAIAAKLNHERFALVLCHDAFPPVIRRGMAFHDVLYGEACDIDGVVGCRAEGIADVVRIHREPSQVAVTGMHLTDIIAFRYPAVIVDARMQKHLATPDLRGAAGIAVGIGPRFAVGHNCDIAIETHPCDTGAIVAHGTTRDADGKARALGGAGRERFVYSNQDAVWHTPLDIGTRVYKGLQLGSLGGTPVLAPLDGALRGIARDGLRVPANVKLLEIDPRGRHAAWTGMDDRGRSIAASVVSAVHAIVQTGRKAGRVSANV; translated from the coding sequence ATGAAAGCCGCCGCCGTCACTTGGCATCCGAACGCGCCCAAGCCGCTCGCGCTGGTGCTGGGCACCAACGAGATCGCCTCCGCGATCGCGGCCAAGCTCAACCATGAGCGCTTCGCGCTCGTCCTCTGTCACGACGCCTTTCCGCCGGTGATCCGACGCGGCATGGCCTTCCACGACGTCCTGTATGGCGAGGCCTGCGACATCGACGGCGTGGTCGGCTGCCGGGCCGAGGGCATCGCGGACGTCGTGCGCATTCATCGCGAGCCCAGCCAGGTCGCCGTCACCGGGATGCATCTCACCGACATCATCGCGTTCCGCTATCCCGCGGTCATCGTCGACGCACGGATGCAGAAGCATCTGGCCACGCCGGATCTGCGCGGCGCTGCCGGCATCGCCGTCGGCATCGGACCGCGCTTTGCGGTCGGGCACAATTGCGACATCGCGATCGAGACGCATCCTTGCGACACCGGCGCGATCGTGGCGCACGGCACCACGCGCGACGCGGACGGCAAGGCGCGTGCGCTCGGCGGCGCCGGCCGCGAGCGCTTCGTCTATTCCAATCAGGACGCCGTCTGGCATACGCCGCTCGACATCGGCACCCGCGTCTACAAGGGACTGCAGCTCGGCTCGCTCGGCGGCACACCTGTGCTGGCGCCGCTCGATGGCGCACTGCGCGGCATCGCCCGCGACGGATTGCGCGTGCCGGCCAACGTCAAGCTGCTGGAGATCGATCCGCGCGGCCGCCACGCGGCATGGACCGGCATGGACGACCGCGGGCGATCGATCGCCGCGAGCGTCGTCTCGGCGGTCCACGCGATCGTGCAAACCGGTCGGAAGGCGGGCCGCGTCTCCGCCAACGTGTGA
- the modC gene encoding molybdenum ABC transporter ATP-binding protein, which produces MSTVKVDFRGTLGRFELNARFEVPARGVTAIFGPSGCGKTAVMRSIAGLNRLDGRCSVAGDVWQDEKTFRPVHRRPIGYVFQEANLFPHLSVRRNLMYGHPGPSGPTAIGFDEVVSLLGIAKLLERSPRHLSGGERQRVAIGRALLSQPKLLLMDEPLSALDQITKDEILPYLERLHAALDLPILYISHDIAEVERLADQLVLMRNGSVLASGPLSVLQADLTLPLALSRDAAVSLDATVLKHDAIDGMVTLAVPGGHFVLPAEPLAPGTRRRLRVLADDVSLALETPSRSTIVNVLRAKILEIRSQSDHRVTALLGLGEDGQGARLLSRVTQRSWNELGLQAGLAVYAQVKGVALVRREEPIA; this is translated from the coding sequence ATGAGCACCGTCAAGGTCGATTTCCGCGGTACGCTCGGGCGCTTCGAGCTGAACGCGCGGTTCGAGGTGCCGGCGCGCGGCGTCACCGCGATCTTCGGCCCGTCCGGCTGCGGCAAGACCGCCGTCATGCGCAGCATCGCCGGCCTCAACCGCCTGGACGGACGATGCTCCGTCGCCGGCGACGTCTGGCAGGACGAGAAGACCTTCCGCCCGGTGCACCGGCGCCCGATCGGCTACGTCTTTCAGGAAGCCAATCTGTTCCCGCACCTCTCCGTCCGCCGCAACCTGATGTACGGGCATCCCGGCCCGTCCGGCCCCACCGCCATCGGCTTCGATGAGGTCGTGTCGCTGCTCGGCATTGCCAAGCTGCTGGAGCGCTCGCCGCGCCATCTGTCCGGCGGCGAGCGGCAGCGCGTGGCGATCGGCCGCGCGCTGCTCAGCCAGCCGAAGCTGCTGCTGATGGACGAGCCGCTGTCGGCGCTCGACCAGATCACCAAGGACGAGATCCTGCCCTATCTGGAGCGGCTGCATGCCGCGCTCGACCTGCCGATCCTCTACATCAGCCACGATATCGCGGAGGTCGAGCGGCTCGCCGATCAGCTGGTGCTGATGCGCAATGGCAGCGTCCTGGCTTCAGGTCCGCTGTCCGTGCTCCAAGCCGACCTGACACTGCCGCTCGCGCTCTCCCGCGATGCAGCGGTCAGTCTCGACGCCACCGTTCTGAAGCACGACGCCATCGACGGCATGGTGACGCTTGCGGTGCCGGGCGGGCATTTCGTGCTGCCGGCCGAGCCGCTTGCGCCGGGAACACGCCGCCGCCTGCGCGTGCTGGCCGATGATGTCAGCCTCGCCTTGGAAACGCCGAGCCGCAGCACCATCGTCAACGTGCTACGCGCGAAGATCCTGGAAATCCGCAGCCAATCGGACCACCGCGTCACCGCCCTGCTCGGCCTCGGCGAGGACGGCCAGGGTGCACGATTGCTGTCGCGGGTCACCCAACGCTCGTGGAACGAGCTCGGCCTGCAGGCAGGGCTTGCCGTCTACGCCCAGGTCAAGGGCGTCGCGCTGGTGCGCCGCGAAGAGCCCATCGCCTGA
- the modB gene encoding molybdate ABC transporter permease subunit, with product MNLHVSADIWQPVSLTLELAAITTVILMIVGTPIAWWLARSQAWWKEAVAALVAIPLVLPPTVLGFYLLVALGPSGPGGALASLWGARTLAFTFPGLVIGSVLFSMPFVVQPIRNAFEAMGEKPLEAAATLRATPWRAFWTIAVPLASPGFLTGAILGFAHTVGEFGVVLMIGGNIPGRTKVLSIAIYDYVETSQWTEASVLALGMVVFSFGVILTMMLIEKKMTRRAS from the coding sequence ATGAACTTGCACGTCTCGGCCGATATCTGGCAACCGGTCAGTCTGACCCTCGAATTGGCAGCGATCACGACCGTCATTCTGATGATCGTGGGAACACCGATCGCATGGTGGCTGGCGCGGTCGCAGGCGTGGTGGAAGGAGGCGGTCGCAGCCCTGGTGGCGATTCCGCTCGTGCTGCCGCCGACCGTGCTCGGCTTCTATCTGCTGGTCGCGCTCGGCCCGAGCGGTCCGGGCGGGGCGCTGGCGTCCTTGTGGGGTGCACGCACCCTCGCCTTCACTTTCCCAGGCCTCGTGATCGGCTCGGTGCTGTTCTCGATGCCGTTCGTGGTGCAGCCGATCCGCAACGCCTTCGAGGCCATGGGCGAGAAGCCCCTGGAAGCAGCCGCCACGCTGCGGGCCACGCCCTGGCGCGCGTTCTGGACGATCGCCGTGCCGCTGGCGAGCCCCGGCTTCCTCACCGGCGCGATCCTCGGCTTTGCCCACACCGTCGGCGAGTTCGGCGTCGTGCTGATGATCGGCGGCAACATTCCCGGCAGGACAAAGGTGCTGTCGATCGCGATCTACGACTACGTCGAGACCTCGCAATGGACCGAAGCCTCGGTGCTGGCGCTCGGCATGGTCGTGTTCTCGTTCGGCGTCATTCTGACGATGATGCTGATCGAGAAGAAGATGACGCGACGCGCGTCATGA
- the modA gene encoding molybdate ABC transporter substrate-binding protein, whose translation MRSMRFVAAALCAAAALLTGANAFAGSANIAVAANFTEPAKEIAGLFKAKTGHELVLSFGASGQFYTQIKENAPFAILLSADDERPKKLVDEGLGVAGSRFTYAIGKLVLWSKDPNAVRGEETLKANAFNKLSIANPAAAPYGAAAVETLKALNLYETIKPKIVQGNTISQAFQFVDTGNAEVGFVALSQLMPNAGGSRWLVPQNLYSEIRQDAVLLKASAGNEAATAFLTFLKTPEARAVIEKFGYALDPKSGS comes from the coding sequence ATGAGATCGATGCGCTTCGTCGCCGCTGCCCTGTGCGCGGCTGCCGCTCTCCTGACTGGCGCAAATGCGTTCGCCGGGAGCGCCAACATCGCCGTGGCCGCCAACTTCACCGAGCCGGCCAAGGAGATCGCCGGTCTGTTCAAGGCCAAGACGGGACACGAATTGGTGCTGAGCTTCGGCGCGTCCGGACAGTTCTACACCCAGATCAAGGAGAACGCGCCGTTCGCGATCCTGCTCTCCGCCGACGACGAACGGCCGAAGAAGCTGGTCGACGAGGGCCTCGGCGTCGCCGGGAGCCGTTTCACCTACGCGATCGGCAAGCTCGTTCTGTGGAGCAAGGACCCGAACGCGGTGAGAGGCGAGGAAACGCTGAAGGCGAACGCGTTCAACAAGCTGTCGATCGCCAATCCCGCCGCCGCGCCCTATGGCGCGGCTGCAGTGGAGACGCTGAAGGCGCTCAATCTCTATGAGACGATCAAGCCCAAGATCGTGCAGGGCAACACGATCTCGCAGGCGTTCCAGTTCGTCGATACCGGCAATGCCGAGGTCGGCTTCGTCGCACTGTCGCAGCTGATGCCGAATGCGGGCGGCTCGCGCTGGCTGGTGCCGCAGAACCTCTACAGCGAGATCCGTCAGGATGCCGTGCTGCTGAAGGCATCCGCCGGCAACGAGGCGGCGACCGCGTTCCTGACCTTCCTCAAGACTCCGGAAGCCCGTGCGGTCATCGAGAAGTTCGGCTATGCTCTGGACCCGAAGTCCGGCAGCTGA